Proteins from a genomic interval of Salinivibrio kushneri:
- a CDS encoding Z1 domain-containing protein, giving the protein MENEKENLEAKKNFTVSLITAAKTRWSEYVPKREEVDALAVDLAKVLGLDEGDAISCAKEAYYEIDSRMGLGVSLVDPEATHDKEWVYKRKDIEWYYSDAYEKHLKKEKWSPTVVQSLSDVGTKILGHLQDPTSPGVWDRRGLVIGHVQSGKTANYLGLVAKAADAGYKFIIVIAGVHNNLRKQTQERVDEGFVGRTRVEDKWKIVGVGHDDYPHPATLTNIYADFNKRTADHSGWSINDFSQPVILVIKKNVSTLKSLHRWLDELNSKGHGKIKDVPMLMIDDEADNASINTKKEDTDPTQTNRRIREILSLFDKSCYVGYTATPFANIFINPDAYGDEQLREELFPRDFIYCLDAPTTYFGPDRVFLDEDSSDRILETIDDAENYIPFVHKKDFDVQDLPPSLYRAIRQFVVVKAIRKIRRQDEKHCSMLVNVSRFVDVQKLVRTHISVYLKKLKEAIKANYLMPDSVSQKNENMEKLKQVFEAGFNDADVSWEELKRALYDAVESIRTFVVNSKSDEPLDYKKYERDGHGLTAIAVGGLSLSRGLTIEGLCISYMYRNTRMYDTLMQMGRWFGYRSGYDDLCRVHLPQDSIDWYSHIAISSEDLRDQVIQMRLDGLSPKDFGLYVMSHPDTLLVTAANKMRSAESITVRQNYSEKAVESDILPNERSINDFNQRLIAEYWKENFGVEDRKILPTVGGKGWYLGDVDTNKIVEFLNQFKCSPKTSEKRNFALKYLNSIINKYACSDVALVSEKPGTLEHDYTLSPRTRRATFVKGESNWRVNQARVGGRHEHYGLSQEQRDAAMEKAVADAKEKGRDIKKPADRYYRVERNKPLLIIYNLNLVDGDNENVSVPAFVLSFPKVDYFHTVSVVANRVYLEKSIGIDLDTLIQDEVEDDDE; this is encoded by the coding sequence ATGGAAAATGAGAAAGAGAATTTGGAGGCAAAAAAAAATTTTACTGTTTCATTGATCACTGCAGCAAAAACGCGTTGGTCAGAGTATGTTCCAAAACGCGAAGAAGTTGATGCTTTAGCAGTAGATCTGGCAAAGGTGTTAGGTCTTGACGAAGGTGATGCAATCAGTTGTGCAAAGGAAGCCTACTATGAAATAGATTCTCGAATGGGGTTGGGTGTTTCACTTGTCGATCCCGAAGCAACTCATGATAAAGAGTGGGTATATAAGCGTAAAGATATTGAATGGTATTATTCTGATGCATATGAAAAGCATCTTAAGAAAGAGAAATGGTCTCCTACAGTAGTTCAGTCTTTGAGTGATGTAGGTACGAAAATACTTGGCCATCTTCAAGATCCAACGTCGCCTGGTGTGTGGGATAGACGTGGATTGGTTATTGGTCACGTGCAATCGGGTAAAACTGCGAATTACTTGGGGTTGGTGGCAAAAGCGGCAGATGCTGGATACAAATTCATTATTGTAATCGCAGGTGTTCATAATAACCTCCGTAAACAGACGCAGGAACGAGTTGATGAAGGCTTTGTTGGTAGGACACGCGTTGAAGACAAGTGGAAAATTGTTGGTGTTGGTCATGACGATTATCCGCATCCAGCAACTTTGACTAACATATATGCAGATTTTAATAAGAGGACAGCAGATCACAGTGGTTGGAGTATCAACGACTTTAGTCAGCCGGTGATACTCGTTATTAAAAAAAATGTTTCAACATTAAAATCACTACACCGTTGGTTAGATGAATTGAATTCTAAAGGGCATGGAAAAATTAAGGACGTTCCTATGCTGATGATCGATGATGAAGCTGATAACGCGTCGATCAATACTAAAAAGGAAGATACTGACCCTACACAAACAAACCGAAGAATTAGAGAAATTTTAAGTTTATTTGATAAGTCTTGTTACGTAGGGTACACAGCAACTCCGTTCGCTAATATTTTCATTAACCCCGATGCATATGGTGATGAACAGTTGCGAGAAGAGCTCTTTCCTCGGGACTTTATTTATTGTCTTGATGCTCCGACAACATATTTTGGTCCTGACAGGGTTTTTTTGGATGAGGATAGTTCTGATCGAATTTTGGAAACAATTGATGATGCAGAGAACTACATTCCTTTCGTCCATAAAAAAGATTTCGATGTTCAAGATCTTCCTCCATCGCTTTATAGGGCTATACGGCAATTTGTTGTAGTAAAAGCGATCAGAAAGATAAGAAGGCAAGATGAAAAGCATTGCTCAATGCTTGTCAATGTGTCGAGGTTTGTGGATGTTCAAAAGTTAGTTCGCACACACATCAGCGTATATCTAAAAAAACTGAAGGAAGCTATCAAGGCAAACTATTTGATGCCGGATTCAGTCTCTCAAAAAAATGAAAACATGGAAAAGTTGAAGCAGGTTTTTGAAGCTGGTTTTAACGATGCAGATGTTTCTTGGGAAGAACTAAAACGTGCTTTGTATGATGCTGTTGAATCCATAAGAACTTTTGTTGTTAACAGTAAGTCCGATGAGCCACTTGATTACAAGAAATATGAAAGAGATGGTCATGGTTTAACAGCTATTGCTGTAGGTGGTTTAAGTCTTTCACGTGGTCTTACAATTGAGGGCCTATGTATTAGTTACATGTACAGAAATACTCGAATGTACGACACGCTTATGCAGATGGGGCGTTGGTTCGGTTATCGTTCAGGTTATGATGATTTGTGCAGGGTTCACTTACCCCAAGACTCCATAGATTGGTATTCACACATTGCAATATCTTCAGAAGATTTGCGTGATCAGGTTATTCAAATGAGGCTTGACGGTCTAAGTCCTAAAGATTTCGGTTTATACGTGATGTCCCATCCTGATACTTTGTTAGTTACTGCTGCTAATAAGATGAGGTCTGCTGAAAGCATAACTGTTAGGCAAAACTACAGTGAAAAAGCTGTTGAAAGTGACATTCTTCCAAACGAGAGGTCAATAAACGACTTTAATCAGAGGCTGATCGCTGAGTATTGGAAAGAGAACTTTGGTGTGGAAGATAGAAAAATATTACCAACTGTAGGTGGGAAGGGTTGGTATTTAGGTGATGTTGATACGAATAAAATAGTCGAATTTTTAAACCAATTTAAGTGCTCACCTAAGACATCGGAAAAGCGGAATTTTGCTTTAAAGTATTTGAATTCAATCATAAATAAATACGCATGTTCTGATGTGGCTTTAGTATCAGAAAAGCCTGGTACATTAGAGCATGACTATACCTTGTCTCCAAGAACTCGCAGGGCGACCTTTGTTAAAGGTGAAAGCAACTGGAGGGTGAATCAAGCGCGCGTTGGAGGAAGACATGAGCATTATGGGTTGTCCCAAGAGCAAAGAGATGCCGCGATGGAGAAAGCGGTCGCTGATGCTAAGGAAAAAGGAAGGGATATAAAGAAACCAGCAGACAGGTACTATAGAGTTGAAAGAAATAAGCCCCTCCTTATCATTTATAACTTGAATCTGGTTGATGGCGATAACGAAAACGTTTCTGTTCCTGCATTCGTTCTTAGCTTCCCCAAAGTAGATTACTTTCATACTGTTTCAGTAGTGGCGAATAGAGTTTACTTGGAAAAATCTATTGGAATAGATCTAGACACTTTGATCCAAGATGAGGTCGAAGACGATGATGAATAG
- a CDS encoding PD-(D/E)XK motif protein, producing the protein MMNRFRPWDDIKTPSEDLSVRLIRESKHLPLYWGKDSSGHCIFIYEMSEDGTEFFQKNLVSIHGINIDYRMLSTTGNQGLILVLEKHVDQDLFYSLCETLVQELSEISDPLVGLSVALSQIKRWKAFMAGKKGWVLSAEEVRGLFSELKFLVQMLSEMNNELDALEAWQGPETSHQDFIFSDTAVEVKSLSGRERNTVKISSEDQLESLSSSLFLKVFRLIDMPESNASTSLNELVKAVEKSLTDAEAIEMFGTKLAKAGYVKMLAYDKPKFIVTEEQTYHVDREFPKIVRTELHTGLTRVGYEIKLESVRDFLCADKDVWGR; encoded by the coding sequence ATGATGAATAGATTTAGACCTTGGGATGATATTAAAACTCCTTCAGAAGACTTGAGTGTAAGGCTAATAAGAGAAAGTAAACATCTTCCGTTGTACTGGGGAAAGGACTCTAGTGGTCACTGTATTTTTATTTATGAAATGAGTGAAGATGGAACAGAGTTCTTCCAGAAAAACTTGGTATCGATCCATGGCATAAATATTGACTACAGAATGCTAAGCACAACGGGAAATCAAGGCCTGATTTTGGTTCTTGAGAAGCATGTCGACCAAGACCTCTTTTACAGCTTATGCGAAACGTTGGTGCAGGAACTTTCTGAGATCTCAGACCCATTGGTTGGGTTGTCTGTTGCCCTGTCCCAAATAAAACGCTGGAAAGCATTTATGGCAGGGAAGAAAGGCTGGGTGCTTAGTGCAGAAGAAGTAAGGGGGCTTTTCAGTGAACTTAAGTTCCTGGTACAAATGCTAAGTGAAATGAATAATGAGCTAGACGCGTTAGAAGCATGGCAGGGACCTGAAACCTCTCATCAGGATTTTATATTTTCCGATACTGCTGTTGAAGTTAAATCTCTTTCCGGTCGTGAGAGAAATACAGTTAAAATTTCATCAGAAGATCAACTTGAAAGTTTGAGCAGTAGCTTGTTTCTCAAAGTATTTAGATTGATTGACATGCCCGAATCAAACGCTTCAACTTCCTTGAACGAGTTAGTAAAGGCGGTTGAGAAAAGCCTCACTGACGCTGAAGCTATAGAGATGTTTGGTACAAAGCTGGCTAAAGCTGGCTATGTGAAAATGCTTGCTTACGATAAGCCTAAATTTATTGTCACTGAAGAGCAAACATACCATGTCGACCGTGAGTTTCCAAAGATCGTAAGAACTGAATTACATACAGGCCTTACGAGAGTTGGTTATGAAATTAAGTTAGAAAGCGTTCGAGACTTTTTATGCGCAGATAAGGATGTATGGGGAAGGTAA
- a CDS encoding AIPR family protein → MEQTIQDFFHDFKQDLLAGAEASSSFQLSQFVETVAHELMDTGFLGGFELCHYRAQRGMRVDGYWFNDEGTLDLIIADFDCREELASLTGTEVDSTFKRVTKFFEASKLKELFKDLEETAPEYGLSRQVYDRGRAIQKVNFYLFSERVLSGRVSVIKDDEVSGVPASYHIWDVSRLQRQQSSRGQKEILDINFPETYGTGISCLPAHLGSDTYKSYLMVIPAAILSSMYEKYGARLLEQNVRCFLQARGNVNKGIRSTIINEPQMFFAYNNGITATAQEVEVRLGSSGLEVVRMKDLQIVNGGQTTASLFHTSRKDKISLEGVFVQMKLSIIDSEQSEVVVPKISEYANTQNKVNAADFFSNHPFHIRMEEFSRRIWAPAQQGALRETKWFYERARGQYTDAQSKLTQGEKKKFQAENPKPQMFTKTDLAKFENVWDENPRFVNLGAQKNFAQYAKRIGSEWEKSSKYFNEFYYKRAIARAIIFRKTEKLVSAQPWYNGGYRANVVAYTLALLGYYSSTLDKSIDFMHIWNKQLISNDLERALEITSEFVHDEITRPPQGISNVTEWCKKEGCWQRLKENSESLVKLLPQGFKDSLVSQEVIQNEKKQAQKIQKMDDGIEAQKAVLKIEPKQWTSLLLQCGSLDVFTEKELEIMRVATQIPKKIPTEKQSKLLIETLKKAESEGVVIK, encoded by the coding sequence ATGGAACAAACCATCCAAGATTTTTTTCATGATTTCAAGCAGGACTTGTTAGCTGGGGCGGAGGCCAGTAGTAGCTTTCAATTGTCGCAGTTTGTAGAAACCGTTGCTCATGAGTTGATGGATACCGGGTTTTTGGGAGGGTTTGAGCTTTGTCACTATCGCGCACAAAGAGGAATGAGAGTTGATGGTTACTGGTTTAATGATGAGGGTACTTTAGATCTTATCATTGCAGATTTCGATTGTAGAGAGGAGTTGGCTTCTCTTACGGGGACCGAAGTAGATAGCACTTTTAAGCGAGTTACGAAGTTTTTTGAAGCAAGTAAACTCAAGGAGTTATTCAAAGATCTCGAAGAGACAGCCCCGGAATATGGGCTATCAAGGCAAGTTTATGATCGAGGACGCGCAATTCAAAAGGTAAATTTTTATCTGTTCTCTGAGCGAGTTTTGAGTGGTCGAGTAAGCGTCATTAAAGATGATGAGGTTTCAGGAGTTCCAGCATCGTATCATATTTGGGATGTTTCCAGGTTGCAGCGGCAACAAAGTTCCCGAGGCCAAAAGGAAATTCTTGATATAAATTTCCCTGAAACTTATGGAACAGGGATTTCGTGCTTGCCTGCACATTTAGGCTCAGATACTTACAAGTCTTACTTGATGGTAATTCCAGCAGCTATTTTATCATCAATGTATGAAAAATATGGAGCTCGATTATTAGAGCAAAACGTACGATGTTTTTTGCAGGCTCGAGGGAATGTTAATAAGGGGATAAGAAGTACCATTATCAATGAGCCGCAAATGTTCTTTGCCTATAATAATGGTATTACTGCCACAGCTCAGGAAGTAGAAGTTAGGCTAGGAAGTTCCGGACTTGAAGTGGTGCGGATGAAAGATCTTCAAATAGTAAATGGCGGTCAAACCACTGCTTCACTATTTCATACAAGTCGTAAAGATAAGATTTCCTTGGAAGGTGTTTTTGTTCAGATGAAGCTATCAATAATTGATAGCGAACAAAGTGAAGTCGTCGTGCCGAAGATTTCTGAATACGCAAACACTCAGAATAAAGTAAATGCTGCTGATTTCTTTTCAAATCATCCGTTTCATATTCGTATGGAAGAGTTCTCGAGGCGTATATGGGCCCCCGCTCAACAAGGGGCGCTAAGAGAGACAAAATGGTTTTATGAGCGTGCCCGTGGTCAATATACTGATGCGCAAAGCAAGCTAACTCAAGGCGAAAAGAAAAAGTTTCAGGCAGAAAACCCCAAACCACAGATGTTCACTAAAACTGATCTTGCTAAGTTTGAGAACGTTTGGGACGAAAATCCAAGATTCGTTAACCTTGGAGCTCAGAAAAACTTTGCTCAGTATGCCAAGCGTATTGGCTCTGAATGGGAAAAATCATCTAAATACTTTAACGAGTTTTATTACAAAAGAGCTATTGCTCGCGCCATCATTTTTAGAAAAACAGAAAAGTTGGTTTCAGCTCAGCCTTGGTATAATGGTGGTTATAGAGCAAACGTTGTTGCTTATACATTAGCACTATTGGGCTATTACTCTTCAACGCTCGACAAGTCTATAGATTTTATGCATATATGGAATAAGCAGCTTATATCAAATGATTTAGAAAGGGCCCTAGAAATAACTTCAGAGTTTGTCCATGATGAGATTACTCGACCGCCACAAGGAATATCTAACGTTACCGAGTGGTGTAAAAAGGAAGGGTGCTGGCAAAGGCTAAAAGAGAATTCAGAAAGCTTGGTTAAGCTATTGCCACAGGGTTTTAAAGACAGCCTTGTCTCACAAGAAGTTATACAGAATGAAAAAAAGCAGGCCCAAAAAATACAGAAAATGGACGATGGAATTGAGGCTCAAAAAGCGGTCTTAAAAATTGAGCCAAAACAATGGACTAGCCTGCTGCTTCAGTGTGGTTCTTTAGACGTTTTTACCGAGAAAGAGCTTGAAATTATGAGAGTCGCTACACAAATTCCTAAAAAAATACCAACGGAGAAACAAAGTAAGTTACTCATTGAAACCTTGAAGAAAGCTGAAAGTGAAGGGGTTGTAATAAAGTAA
- a CDS encoding recombinase family protein — protein MFIRAYLRASTQEQNAARAKASLIQFAEQHDQRIAAFYTENVSGATLHRPELMRLIAESGEGDIVLVEQIDRLARLKKQDWDTLKQKLAAKRLAIVSPELPTSWLALDKKDDTGFTDSILQAVNSMMLDMLAAVARKDYEDRRRRQNQGINKARSEGKYQGRQPDLKRRQHIASLLRSGHSYSEIQDILGCSRHLIASVAKEQRESDAA, from the coding sequence ATGTTTATACGCGCCTATTTGAGAGCATCGACCCAGGAACAAAATGCCGCGAGGGCCAAAGCATCGCTAATCCAGTTTGCCGAGCAACACGATCAGCGCATTGCTGCCTTTTATACCGAGAACGTCTCCGGTGCCACGCTGCATCGCCCCGAACTGATGCGACTGATCGCCGAATCTGGTGAAGGTGACATTGTGCTGGTAGAACAGATAGACCGGCTTGCCCGTCTGAAAAAGCAGGACTGGGATACGCTCAAACAGAAGTTGGCAGCCAAGCGATTGGCGATTGTCTCGCCCGAGTTACCAACGAGTTGGCTGGCATTGGACAAAAAAGACGACACCGGCTTTACCGACTCTATCTTGCAGGCTGTCAACAGCATGATGCTCGACATGCTGGCAGCGGTAGCCCGCAAAGATTACGAGGATAGGCGTCGACGCCAGAACCAAGGGATCAACAAGGCTCGCAGCGAGGGTAAGTATCAGGGGCGTCAACCTGATCTGAAAAGGCGGCAACACATAGCCAGTTTACTGCGCTCCGGTCATAGCTATAGTGAAATCCAGGACATCCTGGGTTGTTCGCGCCATCTGATTGCCTCTGTCGCAAAGGAACAAAGGGAGTCAGATGCAGCATAG
- the mobI gene encoding conjugative transfer protein MobI(A/C) yields the protein MNKPNTIEEITEQWHEMARAKEFDHYQGRRMALDHCRQYLQSLFKSLDMERARLRYLAQRLSDHFWAHNEAHRTKETRGYPGHHGCRVRMLRGSLEMHWYYNSFVRVKNGKGHAVFSEHIRRALKHRYSKPAFNRAHDWERPIIEETEAGFEMVRIMNANLTHMRRLVRANLKQLDRLEAHLDSLQPPEH from the coding sequence ATGAACAAACCCAATACTATCGAGGAGATTACCGAGCAGTGGCACGAGATGGCGCGTGCCAAGGAATTTGATCATTACCAGGGGCGGCGAATGGCGCTTGATCACTGTCGACAGTACCTACAATCGCTATTCAAAAGCCTGGACATGGAGCGAGCGCGTCTACGCTATCTCGCTCAGCGACTGTCGGACCATTTTTGGGCGCATAATGAGGCTCATCGAACCAAGGAAACGAGAGGCTACCCTGGCCATCATGGCTGCCGGGTGAGAATGCTGCGTGGTAGTTTAGAAATGCACTGGTACTACAACAGCTTTGTACGGGTGAAAAACGGTAAGGGGCATGCGGTTTTCAGTGAACATATCCGTCGAGCCCTGAAACACCGGTACTCAAAACCCGCATTTAACCGCGCTCACGACTGGGAAAGGCCCATCATTGAAGAGACCGAAGCCGGTTTTGAGATGGTGCGTATTATGAATGCAAACCTCACTCACATGCGCCGTCTCGTCAGAGCAAACCTGAAGCAGCTGGATCGCTTGGAGGCGCATTTAGATAGCCTACAGCCTCCAGAGCACTGA
- a CDS encoding AlpA family phage regulatory protein — translation MKLLKLQQVMEKTSLCSSSIYNLMKEGDFPKNISVMGKRKAWLESEVEEWVMARIAERDSEVR, via the coding sequence ATGAAGCTTTTAAAACTGCAACAAGTTATGGAAAAGACCTCACTGTGCAGCAGTAGCATCTACAACTTGATGAAAGAAGGCGACTTCCCCAAAAACATCTCCGTGATGGGTAAGCGTAAGGCCTGGTTGGAGAGTGAAGTCGAAGAGTGGGTGATGGCAAGAATCGCGGAGAGGGATAGTGAGGTGCGATAA
- a CDS encoding DNA methyltransferase — translation MAISQARIIESMEQACSNLNPNEFIFSFLDAYGFPKSTITRLRKGDDSRNVASGNDIGLKKKLYFRTVPEGIDLNAEADSLKASEVVSRNDIRFVIVTDFNSLVAFDLKAEERLETTMGELDKQYAFFLPLAGYEKAVMYSEHPADVKASEKMGRLFDLIRERNDLSKAEDIHALNVFLTRLLFCFYAEDTGIFAHGQMTSAIQSTTQEDGSDVDQFFSDLFTVLNLDDKAPERASMAAHFQEFPYVNGGLFEVDEPIPEFGRKARRLLIDCGSMDWSEINPDIFGSMFQAVIDDDQRGSLGQHYTSVSNIMKVIQPLFLDKLYAELEKSRKNGRKLKKLLIRLQNLRIFDPACGSGNFLIIAYKELRKLEMEVIDALNIVSDQTEMYYSGIRLSQFHGIEIDDFAHEVAMLSLWLAEHQMNVAFKNKFGYVDAALPLRDSGNIVCGNSLRMEWRDVCPTSDNQNTPREVYICGNPPFVASRNRSPEQNSDMDFVFSSFRKYKMLDFVSCWIWKGASYIRGSKSECAFVSTNSICQGEQVATIWPSVLSGGLEISYAYQSFAWRNSAKGNAGVHVVIIGLRDKSNVNNGSPKKLFTMSDKKWRFREVSNINPYLIEGSDITISSRTKPLFEVSPMIYGNYYSKSAPLTLSASEKINLVKNEPLAEKWLKRLIGADEFINGIERWCLWLKDANEEDIEKMPLVKDRIEATRRDRLASSDKLMKELASEPHLFRDTRNPERYLVVPIVSSERRPYVPIGYYDKSYIATNKVFTIPDADIFTFGIVSSACHLDWMRLTCGRLESRYSYSNKLVYHTFPWPEVSGEQRKNIADIAEDILLIREDYPEKSLSELYDPSKMPDALLAAHKTLDSAVDCLFKGRPFHNTTERLEHLFARYETLIAEEKAQKPAKKTAKGSK, via the coding sequence ATGGCGATTAGTCAGGCACGCATTATCGAATCCATGGAGCAGGCCTGCTCCAACCTCAATCCGAATGAGTTCATTTTCTCCTTCCTTGATGCCTACGGATTTCCGAAGAGCACCATAACTCGCCTTCGTAAAGGTGACGATAGCCGGAACGTTGCAAGCGGTAATGATATTGGGCTGAAGAAGAAGCTCTATTTCCGAACCGTTCCAGAGGGGATAGATTTGAATGCCGAAGCCGACTCGCTCAAGGCAAGCGAAGTTGTGTCAAGGAACGATATCCGCTTTGTCATCGTCACTGACTTCAATAGCCTGGTGGCTTTCGATCTCAAGGCAGAAGAGCGCCTTGAGACTACGATGGGTGAACTGGACAAACAGTATGCCTTCTTTCTCCCGCTGGCTGGATACGAGAAGGCAGTCATGTACTCAGAGCATCCAGCTGACGTTAAAGCCTCTGAGAAGATGGGGCGGCTGTTTGATCTAATCCGAGAACGCAATGACCTCTCGAAGGCTGAGGACATTCATGCTCTAAACGTTTTCCTGACTCGCCTGTTGTTCTGCTTCTACGCCGAAGACACCGGCATCTTCGCTCATGGCCAGATGACATCTGCCATTCAGTCAACGACTCAAGAAGATGGCTCCGACGTCGATCAGTTTTTCTCAGATCTCTTCACTGTCCTGAATCTGGATGATAAGGCACCTGAGCGAGCATCTATGGCTGCTCACTTCCAGGAGTTCCCCTACGTTAATGGTGGACTCTTTGAGGTGGATGAGCCTATTCCAGAGTTTGGCAGAAAGGCCAGAAGACTTCTGATTGATTGCGGGAGCATGGATTGGTCTGAGATAAATCCAGACATCTTTGGCTCGATGTTCCAGGCGGTCATTGATGATGACCAGCGGGGAAGCCTTGGGCAGCACTACACCTCTGTCTCCAACATCATGAAGGTGATTCAGCCACTTTTTCTCGACAAGTTGTATGCCGAGCTTGAGAAAAGCCGGAAAAACGGGCGAAAACTTAAAAAATTGCTTATACGTCTCCAGAATCTACGCATCTTTGATCCGGCATGTGGCTCTGGCAACTTCCTCATCATTGCGTACAAAGAGCTTCGGAAGCTCGAAATGGAGGTTATTGATGCACTGAATATAGTCTCGGACCAAACTGAAATGTATTACTCAGGGATTAGGCTATCTCAGTTCCATGGGATCGAGATCGATGATTTCGCACATGAAGTGGCCATGCTTTCGCTTTGGCTGGCTGAACATCAGATGAACGTGGCTTTCAAGAACAAGTTCGGGTATGTGGATGCTGCACTACCTTTAAGAGATTCCGGAAATATAGTGTGTGGAAATAGTTTGCGTATGGAATGGCGGGATGTTTGCCCGACTTCGGACAATCAAAACACTCCCCGAGAGGTTTACATTTGTGGCAATCCTCCATTCGTTGCAAGTAGAAATCGATCTCCTGAGCAAAACTCTGACATGGACTTCGTATTTAGCTCCTTCAGAAAATATAAAATGCTCGACTTTGTAAGTTGCTGGATTTGGAAAGGGGCATCTTACATTAGGGGAAGTAAGTCAGAGTGTGCGTTCGTATCGACCAATTCTATTTGTCAGGGGGAGCAAGTTGCAACTATCTGGCCTTCTGTTCTGTCAGGTGGATTAGAAATATCCTATGCTTATCAATCGTTCGCCTGGAGAAATAGCGCAAAGGGTAATGCAGGCGTTCATGTTGTCATAATAGGGCTTCGTGATAAAAGCAATGTTAATAACGGATCTCCCAAAAAACTTTTTACAATGTCAGATAAAAAATGGAGATTTCGAGAAGTAAGCAACATTAACCCCTATCTGATAGAGGGTAGCGATATAACTATATCTAGTAGGACAAAACCTCTTTTTGAGGTTAGCCCAATGATATATGGGAATTACTATAGCAAAAGCGCACCATTAACGCTCTCGGCCTCAGAAAAAATTAATTTGGTAAAAAATGAGCCATTAGCGGAAAAATGGCTTAAGAGGCTCATTGGTGCGGATGAGTTTATTAATGGCATTGAACGATGGTGCTTATGGCTAAAAGATGCGAATGAAGAGGATATTGAAAAAATGCCTCTCGTGAAAGACCGCATAGAAGCCACACGCCGTGACCGGCTCGCTAGCAGTGATAAGTTAATGAAAGAGCTTGCGTCAGAACCTCATTTGTTTAGGGATACTCGAAATCCGGAAAGGTATTTAGTGGTTCCGATCGTCTCTTCTGAGAGACGGCCTTATGTCCCCATAGGGTATTATGACAAGTCATATATTGCGACGAATAAAGTGTTCACGATCCCAGATGCAGACATTTTTACCTTCGGAATTGTTTCCTCCGCATGCCATCTGGACTGGATGCGATTAACTTGTGGTCGTTTAGAAAGTCGTTATAGCTATTCGAACAAGTTGGTCTATCACACCTTTCCCTGGCCAGAAGTAAGTGGCGAACAGCGGAAAAATATTGCTGATATTGCCGAAGATATTTTATTGATTAGGGAAGATTATCCCGAAAAGTCATTAAGTGAACTGTATGATCCATCAAAAATGCCTGATGCCCTTCTGGCCGCGCACAAAACACTGGATAGTGCAGTAGACTGTTTATTCAAAGGAAGACCATTCCACAATACCACTGAGCGTTTGGAGCACCTCTTCGCCCGCTACGAAACATTGATTGCGGAAGAGAAAGCACAGAAGCCTGCTAAGAAAACAGCCAAAGGGAGTAAGTGA